A window from Drosophila yakuba strain Tai18E2 chromosome 3L, Prin_Dyak_Tai18E2_2.1, whole genome shotgun sequence encodes these proteins:
- the LOC6534405 gene encoding glutamate synthase [NADH], amyloplastic isoform X1, protein MAPTITDNCEFECATVEATTTSAITIGESDYFDSSAIGGSSDNFEESNELHLNGQQDQDVQQEEQQQQQMPWEAPGKQGLYDPQNEHEACGVGFIVAIDGKRSHKILRDAQTLSERMNHRGACACDNDTGDGAGVLASIPHGLYFKALAKQGQTLPELGDYATGIFYLDEAQHAAAEKEFDDLAKSLGLEVIAWRTVPSNQSAIGVVARKSEPLSRQVFVRRPAGSDEKAFERQVFVLRKRASHELIKPGRRFYICSLSDRTVVYKGLFTSDQLWDYYTDLKDPEFETYLALVHTRFSTNTFPSWERAHPLRVLAHNGEINTLRGNVNLMKAREGVMQSDLFGDQLKKLYPVVEPNLSDSGSFDCVLEFLTMASDRSLPESVMTMVPEAWQNDKTMPQEKRDFYQWAACVMEPWDGPALISFTDGRYIGAVLDRNGLRPSRFYVTKENVLVMASEVGVYDVDPSQVTLKSRLKPGRMLLVDTKEKKLIQDIELKAKIAKSRPHSEWLQQKMITLDEIRNANVLNTPPVDELAKLPASQRGIFDPRLSLFGYTTETVNMLLIPMFKNKKEALGSMGNDAPLACLSNFQPIPYEYFKQLFAQVTNPPIDPFREKVVMSMQCPLGPEANLLQPSAQQVHRIWLTNPILSIPDTQLLKRNTHRGWRTKVLDITFQYNEGVQGYIDAIDRVCREGYAAAQAGYQLLVVSDRGAGVDGKVAVSALLALGALHHHLIETLQRMKVGIVVETAEAREVHHICVLLGYGADAICPYLAFELAQALRDDGVIGPEVNDKQIYAAYAQAIDTGIAKVMAKMGISTLQSYKSAQIFEAVGLGSDLVTKCFRGTQSRIGGVTLEILAKEGLQRYQLTYGKATPDTRILRNPGQYHWRHGGEAHINEPSSIGSLQEAAVNKNLDAFEAFKKTTLDSVKKCALRGQLEFVTDRQSIDISEVEPASEIVKRFATGAMSFGSISLEAHQTLSITMNRIGGKSNTGEGGEDSDRYLNQDPNHSRRSAIKQVASGRFGVTASYLANADDLQIKMAQGAKPGEGGELPGYKVTKDIAKTRKSVPGVGLISPPPHHDIYSIEDLAELIYDLKCSNPNARISVKLVSEVGVGVVASGVAKGKAEHIVISGHDGGTGASSWTGIKNAGLPWELGVAETHQVLVLNNLRSRVIVQADGQLRTGFDVVVAALLGADEFGFSTAPLIVMGCTMMRKCHLNTCPVGIATQDPELRKKFTGKPEHVINFFFMLAEDIRKIMAGLGIRKFQDLIGRTDLLRVASQRDAKASNLDLKLLLQPALELRPGTNIVGGSVKQDFQLEKRSDNELITKAQQIFSGADDNVTVKMRIHNEERAFGSTLSYHIACKYGEAGLPAGKSIDIFLEGSAGQSFCAFLARGVNVTLKGDANDYVGKGLCGGNVVITPQDTVPFESHLNVIVGNVCLYGATEGTAYFRGIASERFCVRNSGVTAVVEGVGDHGCEYMTGGVVVILGLTGRNFAAGMSGGIAYVYDLDGSFKPKVNPESVELLPLESEKDVSLVKELLTDFIEKTGSKVAKELLDNWAEAQGKFVKVFPYEYQKALKDMAEQQAVEQPLKSAIENGNGKHEPHIKDIEESIQDVVLEQKRADRVLDKTRGFVKYKRESAPYRDAGERQKDWNEVYNFPHVRKNLKVQAARCMECGVPFCQSNSTGCPLGNIIPKWNDLVFHGEWQEALRQLLQTNNFPEFTGRVCPAPCEGSCVLGISEPAVTIKNIECAIIDHAFEQGWIKPEIPEVRTGKRVAIVGSGPSGLAASQQLNRAGHFVTVFERNDRVGGLLQYGIPTMKLSKEVVKRRVDLMADEGIEFRTNVHVGKDLKAEQLLQEYDAVLLTTGSTWPRDLPLANRDLKGIHFAMEFLEAQQKKQLGGKNDIISAAGKNVIIIGGGDTGCDCIATSLRQGAKSITTFEILPEPPQKRAEDNPWPQWPKVFRVDYGHEEVKLKWGKDPRQYCTTTKEFVGENGAIKGVNTVEVEWTKTETGQWRMQEVAGSEKYFPADLILLAMGFLGPEKTVPSELGLELDPRGNIKASNGQYGTSNSKVFAAGDCRRGQSLVVWAITEGRQAARQVDSYLTGRPSGLPGPGGVIGTS, encoded by the exons ATGGCACCAACAATCACTGACAATTGCGAATTTGAATGTGCAACTGttgaagcaacaacaacatcagcgATTACCATCGGTGAATCCGATTATTTCGATAGTTCGGCCATTGGCGGCAGCAGCGATAACTTCGAAGAATCGAATGAACTGCATTTGAACGggcagcaggatcaggatgttcagcaggaggagcagcagcagcagcaaatgccATGGGAGGCACCTGGAAAACAGGGACTCTACGATCCCCAGAACGAGCACGAGGCCTGTGGAGTCGGATTCATCGTGGCCATCGATGGCAAACGCTCTCACAAG ATTCTACGTGATGCCCAGACCCTCTCAGAACGGATGAATCACCGCGGCGCCTGCGCCTGTGACAATGACACTGGCGATGGCGCTGGCGTCTTGGCTTCCATTCCTCACGGACTCTACTTCAAGGCTCT TGCCAAGCAAGGGCAAACCTTGCCGGAGTTGGGTGACTATGCCACGGGCATTTTCTACCTGGATGAGGCCCAGCATGCAGCGGCCGAGAAGGAGTTTGATGATCTGGCCAAGAGCCTTGGACTGGAGGTGATTGCCTGGCGCACTGTGCCGTCCAATCAGTCGGCCATTGGCGTGGTGGCCCGCAAGTCGGAGCCCCTGTCCCGTCAGGTGTTTGTCCGCCGTCCAGCCGGAAGCGATGAGAAGGCCTTCGAGCGGCAGGTTTTCGTCCTTAGGAAGAGGGCCAGCCATGAGTTGATCAAGCCGGGACGACGGTTCTACATCTGCTCCCTGTCGGACCGGACAGTGGTCTACAAGGGTCTCTTTACGTCCGACCAGTTGTGGGATTACTACACGGACCTGAAGGATCCAGAGTTTGAAACCTACTTGGCATTGGTCCACACTCGTTTCTCCACCAACACCTTTCCCAGTTGGGAAAGGGCTCATCCTCTGCGAGTCCTGGCCCACAACGGTGAGATCAACACTCTCCGAGGAAACGTTAACCTCATGAAGGCCCGCGAGGGTGTCATGCAGTCGGATCTTTTTGGGGATCAACTGAAGAAGCTGTACCCAGTCGTGGAGCCGAATCTCTCGGACTCCGGCAGCTTCGATTGCGTGCTGGAGTTCCTCACCATGGCCAGCGATAGGTCGTTGCCGGAATCGGTGATGACCATGGTGCCGGAGGCATGGCAGAATGACAAGACCATGCCGCAGGAGAAGCGTGACTTCTACCAGTGGGCCGCCTGCGTCATGGAGCCCTGGGACGGTCCGGCTCTTATTAGTTTCACCGATGGTCGCTACATTGGCGCCGTTTTGGATCGTAACGGACTGCGTCCATCGCGTTTCTACGTGACCAAGGAGAACGTGCTGGTCATGGCTTCTGAGGTGGGTGTGTACGATGTGGATCCATCGCAGGTGACCCTGAAGAGCCGCTTGAAGCCTGGCAGGATGTTGCTGGTGGACACCAAGGAGAAGAAGCTCATCCAGGACATCGAGCTAAAGGCCAAGATTGCCAAGTCTAGGCCTCATTCCGAGTGGCTGCAGCAGAAG ATG ATTACCCTGGATGAGATTCGCAACGCCAATGTGTTGAACACTCCTCCAGTTGATGAGCTGGCCAAGTTGCCTGCCTCCCAGAGGGGCATCTTCGATCCCAGGCTCTCTCTTTTCGGTTATACCACGGAAACGGTGAACATGCTGCTCATTCCCATGTTCAAAAACAA GAAGGAAGCCCTTGGCTCCATGGGTAATGATGCCCCGCTGGCATGCTTGTCCAACTTCCAGCCCATACCCTATGAGTACTTCAAGCAGCTCTTCGCCCAGGTTACCAATCCGCCCATCGATCCATTCCGCGAGAAGGTGGTCATGTCGATGCAGTGTCCTCTCGGACCGGAGGCGAATCTGCTGCAGCCGTCGGCTCAGCAGGTGCATCGTATTTGGCTCACCAATCCCATACTGAGCATTCCAGATACCCAGCTGCTCAAGCGGAACACGCACCGCGGCTGGCGAACCAAGGTCTTGGACATCACATTCCAGTATAACGAAGGCGTTCAGGGCTATATCGACGCCATCGATCGTGTCTGCCGTGAAGGATACGCCGCAGCTCAAGCTGGTTACCAGTTGTTGGTGGTCTCCGATCGTGGAGCGGGAGTCGATGGTAAGGTGGCAGTTTCAGCCCTTTTGGCCCTCGGAGCCTTGCATCATCATCTGATTGAGACCCTGCAGCGCATGAAGGTGGGCATTGTGGTGGAAACTGCTGAGGCCCGGGAAGTTCATCACATTTGTGTACTCCTTGGCTACGGAGCGGATGCCATTTGTCCATATCTGGCTTTCGAACTGGCACAGGCTCTGCGAGATGACGGAGTAATTGGCCCCGAGGTCAACGACAAGCAGATCTATGCCGCTTATGCCCAAGCTATTGATACGGGTATTGCCAAAGTAATGGCCAAAATGGGCATCAGCACTCTGCAGTCCTACAAGAGCGCTCAGATCTTTGAGGCTGTGGGATTGGGCTCCGACCTGGTGACCAAGTGCTTCCGTGGCACCCAAAGTCGCATCGGTGGAGTCACCCTGGAAATTCTTGCCAAGGAGGGCCTGCAACGCTATCAACTAACCTATGGCAAGGCAACGCCGGACACCCGCATCCTGCGGAATCCTGGCCAGTACCACTGGCGTCACGGTGGCGAGGCTCACATCAATGAGCCATCCTCCATTGGCAGCCTGCAGGAAGCGGCCGTAAATAAGAATCTGGATGCATTTGAAGCCTTTAAGAAAACCACTCTGGATAGTGTGAAGAAGTGTGCTCTGCGAGGACAGTTGGAGTTTGTTACAGACCGTCAAAGTATAGATATCTCCGAGGTGGAGCCCGCCAGCGAGATTGTCAAGCG CTTTGCCACTGGTGCCATGAGCTTTGGCAGCATCTCCCTGGAAGCTCATCAAACTCTTTCGATCACCATGAATCGCATTGGTGGCAAGAGCAACACTGGTGAAGGTGGCGAGGACTCAGATCGTTATTTAA ACCAAGATCCAAACCACAGCCGCCGATCAGCCATCAAGCAGGTGGCCTCGGGACGTTTTGGCGTAACCGCATCTTACTTGGCTAATGCCGATGATCTGCAGATCAAAATGGCGCAGGGAGCCAAGCCGGGTGAGGGTGGTGAGCTACCGGGTTACAAGGTGACCAAGGATATTGCCAAGACCCGAAAGTCCGTACCCGGAGTGGGCTTAATCTCGCCTCCTCCTCATCACGATATCTACTCCATCGAAGATCTGGCTGAGCTGATCTATGATCTTAAGTGCTCCAATCCGAATGCACGCATCAGTGTGAAGTTGGTGTCCGAAGTGGGCGTAGGTGTCGTCGCTTCCGGTGTTGCCAAG GGCAAAGCCGAGCACATTGTAATTTCTGGACATGATGGTGGTACCGGAGCTAGCTCTTGGACTGGCATTAAAAATGCTGGTTTGCCCTGGGAACTGGGTGTGGCCGAGACGCATCAGGTGCTGGTGCTAAATAATCTACGATCACG TGTGATTGTTCAGGCCGATGGACAGCTCCGCACAGGATTCGATGTGGTGGTGGCTGCTTTGCTGGGTGCAGATGAGTTTGGTTTTAGTACTGCTCCTCTGATCGTCATGG GCTGCACCATGATGCGCAAGTGTCACTTGAACACCTGTCCCGTGGGCATCGCCACTCAGGATCCGGAGCTGCGCAAGAAGTTCACGGGCAAACCAGAGCATGTTATTAACTTCTTCTTCATGCTGGCCGAGGAT ATTCGCAAAATTATGGCTGGACTGGGCATTCGAAAGTTCCAGGACCTGATTGGTCGCACCGATCTATTGCGTGTGGCCAGTCAACGCGATGCCAAGGCTAGTAACTTAGACCTCAAGCTGCTTCTGCAGCCAGCTTTGGAACTGCGTCCTGGCACGAACATCGTTGGAGGTTCCGTAAAGCAGGACTTCCAGCTGGAGAAGCGTTCCGACAACGAACTAATTACCAAGGCTCAGCAAATATTCAGTGGAGCAGACGATAATGTAACCGTCAAGATGCGCATCCATAATGAGGAGCGAGCCTTTGGCTCTACTCTGAGCTACCATATTGCATG CAAATATGGAGAGGCTGGCTTGCCCGCTGGCAAGAGCATCGATATCTTCCTGGAGGGATCCGCTGGTCAGAGCTTCTGCGCTTTCCTGGCGCGTGGTGTTAATGTGACATTGAAGGGAGATGCCAACGATTATGTGGGCAAGGGTCTTTGCGGTGGCAATGTTGTCATCACTCCACAGGATACGGTTCCCTTCGAATCACATCTGAATGTGATCGTGGGCAACGTTTGCCTGTATGGAGCCACCGAGGGAACCGCCTATTTCCGCGGTATTGCTTCCGAGCGCTTCTGCGTACGAAATTCTGGTGTAACAGCCGTGGTGGAAGGTGTCGGCGATCACGGATGTGAATACATGACCGGCGGTGTGGTGGTTATCCTCGGTCTCACGGGCCGAAACTTCGCCGCTGGTATGTCCGGTGGTATTGCCTATGTGTACGATTTGGATGGTTCCTTTAAGCCCAAGGTAAATCCAGAAAGTGTAGAACTCCTGCCGTTGGAAAGTGAGAAGGATGTGTCGCTGGTCAAGGAACTCTTGACTGATTTCATTGAGAAGACAGGCTCGAAGGTGGCCAAGGAATTGCTGGATAACTGGGCCGAAGCCCAGGGCAAGTTCGTAAAGGTCTTCCCGTATGAATACCAAAAGGCTCTGAAGGACATGGCCGAACAGCAGGCAGTGGAGCAGCCACTGAAGTCCGCCATCGAGAATGGCAATGGAAAGCATGAGCCGCACATCAAGGACATCGAGGAGTCCATTCAGGATGTGGTGCTCGAGCAGAAGCGTGCCGATCGCGTGCTGGACAAGACCCGTGGCTTCGTTAAGTACAAGAGGGAATCCGCTCCCTACCGAGATGCTGGAGAGCGACAGAAGGATTGGAATGAAGTCTACAACTTCCCACATGTGCGCAAGAACCTCAAGGTTCAAGCAGCTCGCTGCATGGAATGCGGTGTGCCCTTCTGTCAGTCCAACTCCACAGGCTGTCCACTCGGTAACATCATTCCCAAGTGGAACGACCTCGTTTTCCACGGCGAGTGGCAGGAGGCTCTGCGTCAACTGCTGCAGACCAACAACTTCCCAGAGTTCACCGGTCGCGTATGCCCCGCTCCCTGCGAGGGATCCTGCGTTCTGGGCATCTCCGAACCAGCTGTAACGATCAAGAACATCGAATGCGCCATCATCGATCATGCCTTCGAGCAGGGCTGGATTAAGCCAGAGATCCCAGAAGTGCGCACTGGCAAACGGGTGGCGATTGTGGGATCAGGACCTTCCGGCTTGGCTGCCTCACAGCAGCTGAACCGCGCCGGTCACTTTGTCACCGTCTTTGAGCGCAACGATCGCGTTGGTGGACTTTTGCAGTATGGTATTCCCACGATGAAGCTGTCTAAGGAGGTGGTCAAGCGGCGGGTTGATCTGATGGCTGACGAGGGTATCGAGTTCCGCACCAATGTCCATGTGGGCAAGGACCTCAAGGCCGAGCAACTACTGCAGGA GTACGATGCCGTCCTCCTGACCACTGGCTCCACTTGGCCTCGTGACTTGCCGCTGGCCAACCGTGACCTGAAGGGCATTCACTTTGCCATGGAGTTCCTGGAGGCgcagcagaagaagcagcTGGGCGGCAAAAATGACATAATCTCTGCCGCTGGCAAGAATGTGATCATCATCGGTGGTGGAGATACCGGATGCGATTGCATTGCCACGTCGTTGCGTCAAGGCGCCAAGAGCATCACTACATTCGAGATCCTTCCGGAACCTCCACAGAAGCGTGCTGAGGACAACCCCTGGCCCCAGTGGCCGAAGGTCTTCCGCGTGGACTACGGACACGAGGAGGTGAAGCTTAAGTGGGGCAAGGATCCGCGTCAGtactgcaccaccaccaaggAGTTCGTGGGTGAAAATGGAGCCATCAAGGGCGTGAACACCGTCGAGGTGGAGTGGACCAAGACGGAAACGGGCCAGTGGCGCATGCAGGAGGTGGCCGGATCGGAGAAGTACTTCCCCGCAGACCTCATCCTCCTGGCCATGGGCTTCCTGGGGCCGGAGAAGACGGTGCCGAGCGAACTGGGCCTGGAGCTAGACCCGCGCGGCAACATCAAGGCATCCAACGGACAGTATGGCACCTCGAACTCCAAGGTCTTCGCGGCAGGAG ATTGCCGGCGTGGCCAGTCGCTGGTCGTCTGGGCCATTACCGAGGGTCGTCAGGCCGCACGGCAAGTGGATTCCTATCTGACCGGCCGTCCAAGTGGGCTACCAGGACCTGGTGGCGTCATCGGGACATCGTAA